Proteins from one Phycisphaeraceae bacterium genomic window:
- a CDS encoding glycosyltransferase family 4 protein yields MSEGRSAGRAPPSERSPADRPGPDRHADRPTRPLRILLVNQVFWPDVAATAQHADDLARHLVARGHQVQVIASRSIYWAGSGHRSLLPAREEHEGIEITRVGRSIFGRRSNLARAADFALFYVAAMTRALFVKRPDVVICFTTPPLIGLVGRMLRALRGVRFIYWVMDLYPDLPVACGVLRRGGLAARFFERVHRGILRSADAVVVLGRCMQRRVLEKGIDPSRVRIIHVWSDSEELGTTPHRDNAFRREWALDGAFTVMYAGNYGVGHDVATMLGAAKILRDREDIRFVFAGGGARKREVEGFISEHQLTNAQSQPYQPRERLGELLSAADVHLASQAADMAGLFVPSKLFGIMAAARPAIFVGNADAENALVLGESGCGWVIAPGDAVGLASLLRELAADPERCRSAGERGRDALALHYSRADGCRQWHELIESNSASEAAQRVAVGPVARDRYTSPPTPHR; encoded by the coding sequence ATGAGCGAGGGGAGGAGCGCGGGGCGTGCACCGCCGTCCGAACGGTCACCGGCGGATCGGCCCGGCCCTGATCGGCACGCGGATCGACCGACGCGACCGCTTCGGATTCTTCTTGTCAACCAGGTCTTCTGGCCCGATGTCGCGGCGACCGCGCAGCACGCCGATGACCTTGCGCGTCATCTCGTGGCCCGCGGTCACCAGGTGCAGGTGATTGCCTCCCGCTCCATCTACTGGGCTGGCAGCGGACATCGGAGTCTGCTTCCGGCGCGCGAGGAGCACGAGGGCATCGAGATCACGCGCGTGGGGCGGAGCATCTTCGGGCGGCGGAGCAACCTGGCGCGCGCTGCGGACTTCGCGCTCTTCTATGTGGCGGCCATGACGCGAGCGCTCTTTGTGAAGCGCCCCGATGTCGTCATCTGCTTCACGACACCGCCGCTCATCGGTCTGGTGGGCCGCATGCTCCGGGCGCTGCGCGGCGTGCGCTTCATCTACTGGGTGATGGACCTCTATCCCGACCTTCCGGTCGCCTGCGGCGTCCTGCGCCGAGGCGGGCTCGCCGCACGCTTCTTCGAGCGCGTGCATCGCGGGATCCTGCGCTCCGCCGATGCCGTGGTCGTCCTCGGCCGCTGCATGCAGCGCCGCGTGCTCGAGAAGGGCATCGACCCATCGCGCGTCAGGATCATTCATGTCTGGTCGGACAGCGAGGAGCTCGGAACCACGCCGCACCGGGACAACGCCTTCCGGCGCGAGTGGGCGCTCGACGGCGCCTTCACCGTGATGTATGCGGGGAACTACGGCGTCGGGCACGATGTCGCCACCATGCTTGGCGCGGCGAAGATCCTGCGAGATCGCGAGGACATCCGCTTCGTCTTCGCCGGCGGCGGGGCCCGCAAGCGAGAGGTCGAGGGCTTCATCAGCGAGCACCAGCTCACGAATGCGCAGTCGCAGCCCTACCAGCCGCGCGAGCGACTGGGGGAGCTCCTGTCGGCGGCCGATGTGCATCTCGCGAGCCAGGCTGCGGACATGGCGGGACTCTTCGTGCCTTCCAAGCTGTTCGGAATCATGGCTGCGGCGCGCCCCGCGATCTTCGTCGGCAATGCCGATGCGGAGAATGCTCTTGTTCTTGGTGAATCGGGCTGCGGCTGGGTCATTGCGCCCGGCGATGCCGTAGGGCTCGCGTCGCTCCTGCGCGAGTTGGCGGCTGACCCCGAGCGCTGCCGATCCGCAGGAGAGCGGGGGCGCGACGCACTCGCACTCCACTACAGCCGCGCCGACGGTTGCAGGCAGTGGCACGAGCTGATCGAGTCGAATAGCGCCTCGGAAGCGGCGCAGCGCGTGGCTGTCGGACCAGTCGCGCGCGACCGTTATACTTCGCCCCCAACCCCTCACCGCTGA
- the gmd gene encoding GDP-mannose 4,6-dehydratase produces the protein MAAKTALITGITGQDGSYLTELLLAKGYTVHGVIRRASSFNTERIDHIYQDPHERGARLRLHYGDLTDGNGLHRLLHELRPDEVYNLGAQSHVRVSFDQPIYTVDCVATGAIKLLEAVRDYQDRSGAKVRYYQASSSEMYGKVQEVPQKESTPFYPRSPYGCAKVFAHWVTVNYRESYGMHASCGILFNHESPRRGETFVTRKITRAVGRIKLGLQKKLFLGNLDAQRDWGFAGDYVEAMWMMLQQPQPDDYVIATGVMIPVRRFCELAFGEAGLDYKDFVEVDPRYFRPAEVEQLLGDPSKAKKQLGWNPRTTVEELAKMMVESDMELARREKTLRDAGHVLPAFVGHDQ, from the coding sequence ATGGCGGCCAAGACGGCGCTCATCACCGGCATCACCGGGCAGGACGGCAGTTATCTCACCGAGCTCTTGCTGGCCAAGGGCTACACGGTCCACGGCGTCATCCGCCGGGCCAGCTCCTTCAACACCGAGCGGATCGACCACATCTATCAGGACCCGCATGAGCGCGGCGCCAGGCTTCGGCTTCATTATGGAGACCTGACCGACGGCAACGGGCTTCATCGGCTCCTGCACGAGCTTCGTCCCGACGAGGTCTACAACCTCGGTGCGCAGAGCCATGTGCGCGTGAGCTTCGACCAGCCCATCTACACCGTCGATTGCGTGGCGACCGGCGCCATCAAGCTGCTCGAAGCGGTTCGTGACTACCAGGATCGCTCCGGCGCGAAGGTGCGCTACTACCAGGCGTCGAGCAGCGAGATGTACGGCAAGGTGCAGGAGGTTCCGCAGAAGGAGAGCACGCCGTTCTATCCGCGCTCGCCCTATGGCTGCGCCAAGGTCTTCGCGCACTGGGTCACCGTGAACTACCGCGAGAGCTACGGCATGCACGCCAGTTGCGGCATCCTCTTCAATCACGAGAGCCCGCGCCGCGGCGAGACCTTCGTCACGCGCAAGATCACGCGCGCCGTCGGACGCATCAAGCTCGGCCTTCAGAAGAAGCTCTTCCTTGGCAACCTCGATGCCCAGCGCGACTGGGGTTTCGCGGGCGACTATGTCGAAGCCATGTGGATGATGCTCCAGCAGCCGCAGCCCGATGACTATGTCATCGCGACGGGGGTGATGATCCCCGTGCGGCGCTTCTGCGAACTCGCCTTCGGCGAGGCTGGCCTCGACTACAAGGACTTCGTGGAAGTCGATCCGCGCTACTTCCGACCGGCCGAGGTGGAGCAACTCCTTGGCGATCCATCCAAGGCGAAGAAGCAGCTTGGCTGGAATCCGCGCACGACCGTGGAAGAGCTCGCGAAGATGATGGTGGAGTCGGACATGGAGCTCGCGCGGCGCGAGAAGACGCTGCGAGATGCCGGTCATGTCCTGCCCGCCTTTGTCGGCCACGATCAATGA
- a CDS encoding GDP-L-fucose synthase, whose amino-acid sequence MLDLSTKRVLVTGGAGFLGRAVLERLAARGCRDPFVPRRRDFDLTDASAVDRLYREARPEVVLHLAAEVGGIGANMRHPGRYFFANMAMALHLIEGARVHGLEKFVQVGTICAYPKFTPVPFREEELWNGYPEETNAPYGVAKKAAMVMLDGYHREYGLRGAYVLPVNLYGPWDNFDLESSHVIPALIRKCIEAQARGERTLPVWGSGSPSREFLYVEDAAEGIVRAAEVMDEPTPINLGTGMEIRIRDLVELIAKLTGFKGDIAWDASRPDGQPRRCLDTTRALKLLGWQAKVDFEDGLSRTIEWYRAHHAKAR is encoded by the coding sequence ATGCTCGACCTTTCCACGAAGCGCGTGCTGGTCACCGGTGGTGCCGGTTTTCTCGGTCGTGCCGTGCTGGAGCGGCTGGCCGCCCGCGGGTGTCGCGACCCCTTTGTTCCGCGGCGCAGGGATTTCGACCTGACCGACGCCTCGGCGGTCGATCGACTCTATCGCGAGGCCCGCCCCGAAGTGGTGCTCCACCTTGCCGCCGAAGTGGGCGGCATCGGCGCGAACATGCGTCACCCGGGTCGCTACTTCTTCGCCAACATGGCCATGGCGCTCCACCTCATCGAAGGCGCGCGCGTGCATGGCCTCGAGAAGTTCGTGCAGGTCGGGACCATCTGCGCGTATCCGAAGTTCACACCGGTGCCCTTCCGTGAAGAGGAGCTCTGGAACGGTTATCCCGAGGAGACCAACGCGCCCTACGGAGTCGCCAAGAAGGCGGCCATGGTCATGCTCGACGGCTATCACCGCGAGTATGGATTGCGCGGCGCCTATGTCCTTCCCGTGAATCTCTACGGACCGTGGGACAACTTCGACCTTGAGAGTTCGCATGTGATTCCGGCGCTCATCCGCAAGTGCATCGAGGCGCAGGCGCGAGGCGAGCGCACGCTGCCGGTGTGGGGCAGCGGATCGCCCAGCCGCGAGTTCCTTTATGTCGAGGATGCCGCCGAAGGCATTGTCCGCGCCGCCGAGGTGATGGATGAGCCGACGCCGATCAACCTCGGCACGGGCATGGAGATTCGCATCAGGGACCTGGTGGAGCTCATCGCGAAGCTCACCGGGTTCAAGGGCGACATCGCGTGGGATGCGAGCCGACCCGATGGCCAGCCGCGCCGCTGCCTCGACACGACCAGGGCGTTGAAGCTCCTCGGCTGGCAGGCGAAGGTCGACTTCGAAGATGGCCTGAGTCGCACGATCGAGTGGTATCGCGCTCATCATGCGAAGGCCCGCTGA
- a CDS encoding glycosyltransferase family 2 protein, translating to MSRVPVTVVLPVKNEERQLAACLERLRRFHSVMVVDSSSTDRTPQIARDFGARYVNFQWNGQFPKKRNWVLRTQTFETPWVLFLDADEFVSEEFCDELERILATTTHVGFWLVYRNHFMGRPIRHGAKFRKLSLFKIGSGEYERVDEQNWSALDIEVHEHPIVDGTTGEIHAAIDHHDYRGLAHYIAKHNDYSSWEARRYHQLRDEGRLDDPKLTPRQRTKYRMLPKWWCGPAYFIDNYFRRLGLLDGGIGFIFSTMKAIYFWQIWLKIREIDREDQLTKSQAVPKAPASGSSAQRAGK from the coding sequence ATGTCGCGCGTGCCCGTGACGGTGGTCCTCCCCGTCAAGAATGAGGAACGACAGCTCGCTGCCTGCCTCGAGCGACTTCGCCGTTTTCACAGCGTGATGGTGGTGGACAGCAGTTCCACCGATCGCACGCCGCAGATTGCGCGAGACTTCGGCGCCCGCTATGTGAACTTCCAGTGGAACGGGCAGTTCCCGAAGAAGCGCAACTGGGTCCTTCGCACGCAGACCTTCGAGACGCCTTGGGTGCTCTTTCTCGATGCCGACGAGTTCGTCTCCGAGGAGTTCTGCGACGAGCTGGAGCGGATCCTCGCCACCACGACCCATGTCGGTTTCTGGCTCGTGTACCGGAATCACTTCATGGGGCGTCCCATCCGCCACGGGGCCAAGTTCAGGAAGCTGAGCCTCTTCAAGATCGGCTCGGGCGAGTATGAGCGCGTCGATGAGCAGAACTGGAGCGCGCTGGACATCGAGGTGCACGAACACCCGATCGTGGATGGAACCACGGGCGAGATTCACGCGGCGATCGACCATCACGACTACCGCGGGCTGGCCCACTACATCGCCAAGCACAACGACTACTCCTCATGGGAGGCGCGGCGCTATCACCAGCTCCGCGATGAAGGTCGCCTGGATGACCCGAAGCTCACCCCCCGGCAGCGCACGAAGTACCGGATGCTGCCGAAGTGGTGGTGTGGGCCGGCGTACTTCATCGACAACTACTTCCGTCGCCTGGGGCTGCTCGATGGCGGCATCGGCTTCATCTTCTCGACGATGAAGGCGATCTACTTCTGGCAGATCTGGCTGAAGATTCGGGAGATCGACCGTGAGGACCAGCTCACGAAGTCGCAGGCCGTGCCGAAGGCGCCCGCAAGTGGATCATCCGCGCAGCGTGCGGGGAAGTGA
- a CDS encoding FkbM family methyltransferase, protein MPLIRTLVERLSRGRAIKRHLPPDFGSTPLFVSPDAELKYLKPGFSAFHPELLDLARRFVGARSQVWDIGANVGVFTFAAASRAKEGGVLAVEADIWLAQLLRRSAALPQNVNLPVSVLPVAVSSEIGVASFLIAARGRASNALESTTGRTQMGGVRERVHVPTTTLDALLGSFPRPDVVKIDVEGAELPVLRGAESLLRSVRPVLYIEVGDAQRAEATDLLRGHGYQLFDGESPNPIASCVFNTLAIPAEKVESLPRTLRG, encoded by the coding sequence ATGCCGCTCATCCGCACACTTGTTGAAAGACTCTCTCGCGGGCGCGCCATCAAACGGCACCTGCCGCCCGATTTCGGTTCGACGCCGCTCTTCGTTTCGCCCGACGCGGAACTCAAGTACCTGAAGCCGGGGTTCTCCGCGTTCCACCCGGAGCTGCTCGATCTCGCCCGCCGCTTCGTGGGCGCCAGGTCGCAGGTGTGGGACATCGGCGCGAATGTCGGAGTCTTCACCTTCGCGGCGGCGAGTCGTGCGAAGGAGGGCGGAGTGCTCGCCGTCGAGGCGGACATCTGGTTGGCGCAGCTCCTGCGACGCTCGGCGGCTCTGCCTCAGAATGTCAATCTGCCCGTGAGCGTGCTGCCCGTCGCAGTCTCGTCAGAGATTGGCGTGGCATCCTTTCTCATCGCCGCGCGGGGGCGCGCGTCGAACGCGCTCGAGTCGACCACGGGGCGCACGCAGATGGGTGGAGTCCGTGAGCGCGTGCATGTGCCGACGACCACGCTCGATGCGCTGCTTGGCTCGTTTCCTCGGCCTGATGTGGTCAAGATCGATGTCGAAGGGGCGGAGCTTCCCGTGCTGCGCGGTGCCGAGTCGCTCCTGCGAAGCGTCCGCCCCGTGCTCTACATCGAGGTGGGCGACGCCCAGCGCGCCGAGGCGACGGACCTGCTCCGGGGTCATGGCTACCAGTTGTTCGATGGCGAGTCGCCCAATCCGATCGCGTCGTGCGTCTTCAACACGCTCGCGATTCCCGCGGAGAAGGTTGAATCACTTCCCCGCACGCTGCGCGGATGA
- a CDS encoding HEAT repeat domain-containing protein has protein sequence MNALISIVLLSLAQHGGSAAAPDAGPPGGAPSPDASPAATSAAALPAPASPTAAPAGPRPIQVPPGFEWDLFAMEPLVSDPVAFSIDELGRVFVAESARQERGVEDNRHQSFWLIDDLSNRTNDDRLRMYEKWAHRFEGGMAHFTRWADRVRVLVDPDDSGRPTRAINFSGDFNEPLDGTNAGVLTYEGTVWVTCIPTLWRFRDTTFDGVADERERVFDGFGVRIALRGHDMHGLVMGPDGRLYWSIGDRGYHLELPDGRVLADPKSGAIFRCELDGSNLEVFCTGLRNPQELAFNRFGDLFTGENNSDAGDRARIVWCVDGAEIGWEMNYQTLEGANQRGPWNQERIWRLWEAGDATDPRRAAWALPPLAHIGSGPSGLVAYPGVGLDSKYDDALFMCDFLGDRRSSRVLAMTLERDGAGYEVRNVHPFVSDVLPTDVDFDFAGRMMISDWDAGWESNGKGQLYRVWDPRFVNSDEVQAVTRLVGEGFKGRSEGELAALLQNPDMRVRLRAQWELASRGEGGAGELLMAAGEAPHLIARLHGIWGCGQFLRTARATTEDQREAIEFVGGSLTELLEDEEPEIRAQVAKVLGEAAWMPALEPLIAIATDEDPRVRFFAAGALGRLGSKEAIPALTAILWENQDENPYLRHAASLALARIGDREALLELAADQFPQVRLGAVLALRRLRDPALARSLFDPERRVATEAARAIHDMEIDEAFPALIEVAEGWSDTASAESTRSGLAPGDVTVHREVWRPIPNTTQLDLAAHPVFDREPTAVETLSEFASPANDGSLYAARLTTTFVPSMSGPHHFDLASDDHSLLYLVFPGDDGERRLLARVQGFVQAGHYDAQPSQRSGPVRLEAGVPYRLEVRHAQGGGIAHCSLRVTYPDGRVEDPLGRRPEPNLDAVPLLRRAIDAALRSGSARGAEALMGIASSSAVPMAMRLEALEALRLFADPVARRPGVNSPALVPSDPPVMRDRVHGRVHAVNLASRDIEGLRRVLSTRLPALAADAPDAIRALARTLAEEQSIALDPAAALATARDTSAPPRERAQCLLLLVRLQHPEAGSLVADALVSAEPLLRMAAREALVRRRDPSVTGELRQALAQGSLKEQQVALAQLASLATPAADASLIEVLRAGRSDSGSSESMAPASGGELGGIALMGSIASSPSLRLDLLDAAEQRRAEVPEIAAALAAWQHALPAEGVERLMELSLEGGDADRGAALVNFHSASACLRCHALDGHGGNAAPALDGVGARLSRRGLLESLIDPNAAIAEGYTAPSAMPEMSTLLTPRELRDIVEYLHSLR, from the coding sequence ATGAACGCCCTCATTTCGATCGTGCTTCTCTCGCTCGCCCAGCATGGCGGAAGCGCCGCCGCGCCTGATGCAGGCCCGCCCGGCGGGGCACCATCGCCTGACGCGTCACCTGCGGCAACTTCTGCGGCCGCTCTGCCCGCTCCGGCGTCCCCGACGGCGGCGCCCGCCGGCCCTCGCCCCATTCAAGTTCCGCCGGGTTTCGAGTGGGATCTCTTCGCGATGGAGCCGCTCGTCTCGGACCCCGTCGCCTTCTCGATCGACGAACTTGGTCGCGTCTTCGTCGCCGAGAGCGCTCGCCAGGAGCGCGGCGTGGAAGACAACCGCCACCAATCGTTCTGGCTCATTGACGATCTCTCGAACAGGACCAACGACGATCGGTTGCGCATGTACGAGAAGTGGGCCCATCGCTTCGAGGGCGGCATGGCGCACTTCACGCGCTGGGCCGATCGGGTGCGCGTCCTTGTCGACCCCGACGACTCCGGGCGCCCCACTCGCGCGATCAACTTTTCCGGTGACTTCAACGAACCGCTCGACGGCACCAACGCCGGGGTGCTCACCTACGAAGGCACGGTCTGGGTGACCTGCATTCCCACGCTCTGGCGATTCCGCGACACGACCTTCGATGGCGTGGCCGATGAGCGCGAGCGCGTGTTCGATGGCTTCGGTGTGCGAATCGCGCTACGCGGCCACGACATGCATGGGCTGGTGATGGGCCCCGATGGACGCCTCTACTGGTCGATCGGCGACCGCGGTTATCACCTTGAACTGCCGGACGGGCGCGTGCTCGCCGATCCCAAGTCCGGTGCCATCTTCCGTTGTGAACTCGACGGATCGAACCTTGAAGTCTTCTGCACCGGCCTTCGAAATCCGCAGGAACTGGCCTTCAATCGCTTCGGCGATCTCTTCACGGGTGAGAACAACTCCGATGCCGGAGATCGGGCCCGCATCGTCTGGTGCGTCGATGGCGCCGAGATCGGCTGGGAGATGAACTACCAGACGCTCGAAGGCGCGAATCAGCGCGGACCGTGGAACCAGGAGCGCATCTGGAGGCTGTGGGAGGCGGGCGATGCGACCGATCCGCGGCGCGCCGCGTGGGCACTGCCGCCGCTTGCGCATATCGGCAGCGGTCCCTCGGGGCTTGTTGCCTACCCCGGCGTCGGCCTTGATTCGAAGTACGACGACGCCTTGTTCATGTGTGACTTCCTTGGGGATCGGCGCTCGAGCCGTGTGCTCGCGATGACTCTCGAGCGCGACGGCGCCGGCTACGAAGTCCGCAATGTGCATCCCTTCGTGAGCGATGTGCTCCCCACCGATGTGGACTTCGACTTTGCCGGCCGCATGATGATCAGCGACTGGGACGCGGGCTGGGAGAGCAACGGAAAGGGTCAGCTCTATCGCGTGTGGGACCCGCGCTTCGTGAACTCCGACGAGGTGCAGGCTGTGACGCGACTTGTCGGCGAGGGATTCAAAGGACGCTCGGAGGGGGAGTTGGCAGCGCTGCTCCAGAACCCCGACATGCGGGTGCGCCTGCGCGCACAATGGGAACTCGCCTCAAGAGGCGAGGGGGGCGCGGGTGAATTGCTGATGGCGGCCGGGGAGGCACCGCATCTCATCGCGAGGCTGCACGGAATCTGGGGATGCGGGCAGTTCCTCCGCACCGCTCGCGCGACCACGGAGGATCAGCGAGAGGCGATCGAGTTCGTCGGTGGTTCGCTCACGGAGTTGCTCGAGGACGAGGAGCCGGAGATCCGAGCGCAAGTGGCCAAGGTGCTCGGCGAGGCCGCATGGATGCCCGCGCTCGAACCACTCATTGCGATCGCCACCGACGAGGACCCTCGAGTGCGCTTCTTCGCCGCCGGGGCGCTTGGTCGGCTTGGCTCGAAGGAGGCGATTCCCGCACTCACGGCGATTCTCTGGGAAAACCAAGATGAGAACCCCTACCTGCGACATGCGGCGAGTCTTGCCCTCGCGCGGATCGGAGATCGCGAGGCGCTCCTTGAACTCGCGGCGGATCAGTTCCCGCAGGTGCGCCTGGGCGCCGTCCTCGCGCTCCGTCGACTGCGCGATCCAGCGCTCGCTCGCTCACTCTTCGACCCGGAGCGCCGAGTGGCGACCGAGGCGGCCCGCGCCATTCACGACATGGAGATCGACGAGGCGTTCCCCGCGCTCATTGAGGTGGCTGAAGGCTGGTCCGACACGGCGAGCGCGGAGAGCACGAGATCGGGTCTCGCACCAGGCGATGTGACGGTGCACCGCGAAGTGTGGCGACCTATTCCGAACACGACTCAGCTCGATCTCGCGGCGCATCCCGTCTTCGATCGCGAGCCGACCGCGGTCGAGACTCTGTCCGAGTTCGCATCGCCAGCCAACGACGGCTCGCTCTATGCAGCTCGGCTTACAACCACCTTCGTGCCGTCGATGAGCGGCCCCCATCACTTCGACCTTGCGAGTGACGACCACTCGCTGCTCTACCTCGTCTTTCCGGGCGATGATGGGGAACGGCGCCTTCTTGCCCGGGTGCAGGGGTTCGTGCAGGCGGGGCACTACGACGCGCAGCCGTCGCAGCGCTCCGGTCCCGTTCGACTTGAGGCTGGCGTGCCCTATCGGCTCGAGGTGCGCCATGCGCAGGGCGGCGGTATCGCCCACTGTTCACTTCGAGTGACCTATCCCGATGGCCGAGTGGAGGATCCGCTTGGCCGTCGCCCCGAGCCCAATCTTGATGCGGTGCCGCTGCTGCGGCGGGCGATCGACGCCGCATTGCGCTCAGGCTCAGCGCGCGGCGCCGAGGCGCTCATGGGCATTGCTTCGAGTTCCGCCGTGCCGATGGCCATGCGACTCGAGGCACTCGAGGCCCTTCGGCTCTTCGCCGATCCGGTCGCTCGGAGACCGGGAGTGAACAGCCCCGCGCTCGTGCCGAGCGATCCTCCTGTGATGCGCGATCGTGTGCATGGCCGAGTGCATGCCGTCAATCTCGCCTCGCGGGACATCGAGGGCCTGCGGCGTGTGCTTTCCACGCGACTTCCGGCGCTCGCGGCCGATGCCCCCGACGCGATTCGCGCGCTCGCCCGGACCCTCGCCGAGGAACAGTCGATTGCGCTTGACCCGGCGGCGGCGCTCGCCACCGCGCGTGACACCTCGGCGCCGCCACGCGAGCGGGCGCAGTGTCTTCTGCTTCTTGTGCGCCTTCAGCATCCGGAGGCTGGCTCGCTGGTCGCCGATGCCCTGGTCTCGGCTGAACCGCTGCTCCGCATGGCGGCGCGCGAAGCGCTCGTTCGACGGCGCGATCCCTCGGTGACCGGCGAACTTCGTCAAGCGCTGGCCCAAGGTTCACTCAAGGAGCAACAGGTCGCGCTCGCGCAGCTCGCTTCGTTGGCCACACCCGCCGCCGATGCATCGCTCATCGAAGTGCTCCGCGCCGGGCGAAGTGACTCCGGTTCGTCCGAGTCAATGGCGCCAGCCAGTGGCGGCGAACTCGGCGGGATCGCGCTGATGGGTTCGATCGCGTCGAGTCCATCCCTTCGCCTCGATCTTCTCGATGCGGCGGAGCAGCGTCGCGCGGAAGTCCCGGAGATCGCGGCTGCCCTCGCGGCGTGGCAGCACGCCTTGCCCGCCGAGGGCGTCGAGCGACTCATGGAACTCTCGCTCGAAGGAGGCGATGCCGATCGGGGCGCCGCCCTCGTGAACTTCCATTCCGCCAGCGCGTGCCTGAGATGCCATGCGCTCGACGGCCACGGTGGCAACGCCGCGCCGGCCCTCGATGGAGTCGGCGCGCGTCTCTCGCGTCGCGGTCTCCTCGAGTCGCTCATCGATCCGAACGCCGCGATCGCCGAGGGCTACACCGCTCCGAGCGCGATGCCGGAGATGTCCACGCTCCTCACCCCGCGCGAGCTGCGCGACATTGTCGAGTATCTGCACTCCCTGCGCTGA
- the ccoS gene encoding cbb3-type cytochrome oxidase assembly protein CcoS has protein sequence MELLFFALPISLVVAAGFLAAFIWATRDDQFEDLDSPARRMLHDDVPLPPQARAGSTHLVPPTHTNERPGSESAKAQDLRPPATR, from the coding sequence ATGGAACTTCTCTTCTTCGCCCTGCCGATCTCGCTCGTGGTGGCCGCAGGATTCCTCGCGGCGTTCATCTGGGCAACCCGTGACGACCAGTTCGAGGATCTCGATTCCCCTGCGCGACGAATGCTGCATGACGATGTACCGCTGCCCCCGCAGGCGAGGGCTGGCAGCACCCATCTCGTGCCGCCAACGCACACCAATGAGAGGCCAGGGTCGGAGAGCGCAAAGGCTCAAGACCTCCGGCCGCCTGCCACGCGCTGA